Proteins encoded within one genomic window of Haladaptatus sp. QDMS2:
- a CDS encoding CGCGG family rSAM-modified RiPP protein, producing the protein MKSTDTQTHGHGMIEPVTDHVHENSWSANLEKPHHAADTNLVIEQAIDAIEHTAPGNYVNLVTSGAHGHPEIYLYDALEGDSDSTFRWEYIKQCGCGGYVTRVYVE; encoded by the coding sequence ATGAAATCCACCGACACCCAGACACACGGACACGGTATGATAGAACCAGTCACAGACCACGTTCACGAAAACTCATGGTCGGCGAATCTCGAGAAACCACACCACGCCGCAGACACCAACCTCGTCATTGAGCAGGCAATCGACGCAATCGAACACACAGCACCGGGAAACTACGTCAATCTCGTCACGTCCGGAGCACACGGCCACCCTGAAATATACCTCTACGACGCGCTCGAAGGCGATTCAGACAGTACGTTCAGGTGGGAGTATATCAAACAGTGTGGCTGTGGCGGATACGTCACACGCGTCTACGTCGAATAG
- a CDS encoding pyridoxamine 5'-phosphate oxidase family protein — protein MGARESLEMEVDERDEFLGTGGTGVMSFSTPANEAPHSIPVSYGYDASEETFYFRLAVSPESRKQRIVNSVISFVIYGMDGDGWKSVIASGKLEETNDEAIATETLQGLQRVTIPLVDFFGKPPGEIHFEFYRLVPDELTGRKESKTPV, from the coding sequence ATGGGTGCGAGAGAATCACTCGAGATGGAGGTCGACGAGCGAGACGAGTTCCTCGGAACTGGTGGGACGGGAGTCATGTCCTTCTCGACGCCAGCCAATGAGGCCCCCCACTCGATACCGGTCTCGTACGGCTACGATGCGAGCGAAGAAACCTTCTACTTCCGGCTCGCCGTGAGCCCGGAGAGCAGGAAGCAGCGAATCGTCAATAGTGTCATCTCGTTCGTAATCTACGGCATGGACGGCGACGGGTGGAAGAGCGTCATCGCCAGTGGAAAGCTCGAGGAGACGAACGACGAAGCGATCGCCACAGAAACGCTCCAGGGCCTGCAGCGCGTCACCATCCCGCTCGTCGATTTCTTCGGAAAGCCGCCGGGAGAGATTCACTTCGAATTCTACCGGCTGGTACCCGACGAACTCACCGGGCGAAAAGAATCGAAAACGCCGGTCTGA